Proteins from one Akkermansiaceae bacterium genomic window:
- a CDS encoding RNA-binding transcriptional accessory protein, with product MTHLETIARETGISLSSVTATSKLIAEGGTVPFISRYRKEQTGSLDEVQITTIRDRMLQLAELDSRRTAVLKSLEERNLLTDELKKKLNAATTLTSVEDIFAPFRPKRQTRATKAIERGLTPLADWLLENQSADPAEEAAKFVDAEKEVPTAADALAGARDIIAERVADDAALRGRVRKIYEEEATVSSKIMYGKEEEADAQKFRDYFEWSEPFKAIPSHRMLAIRRGEKEGFLLMRVEVPLDRVSAQALPDWVKGSGEGSKNVAQAVEDGCKRLLMPSMETEARLLAKKRADETAIAVFAENLRELLLASALGEKRLLAIDPGFRTGCKTVVLDRSGKLLHHTVLHCTAGSNHQLYEAANELVTLLKKYDVEAIAIGNGTASREAEAFVKKLKVTQPIIIVNESGASIYSASDVAREEFPNEDVTVRGAVSIGRRLMDPLAELVKIDPKSIGVGQYQHDVDQRQLNASLDDTVISCVNAVGVEINTASKKLLSYVSGLNASLAENIVAFRNENGAFTSREQLKKVPRLGEKAFEQAAGFLRVRGGEHPLDSSAVHPERYPLVERMAAEAGCEVVELLTNEAARKKIDLKKYVSEEVGLPTLQDILNELAKPGRDPRKQFELFSFTDGVEKPSDLQVGMKLPGIVTNVTAFGAFVDVGVHQDGLVHVSQLADHFVRDASEVVKVGQKVQITVMEVDLKRNRIALSMKSKPDMEGGRRSDGGDRDSRPGGNRPRQQGGGGGGNGNFRPNSAPGNDWFSQALNQAKKK from the coding sequence ATGACCCACCTCGAAACCATCGCCCGCGAAACGGGCATCTCACTTTCCTCCGTCACCGCCACCTCGAAGCTCATCGCCGAAGGCGGCACCGTCCCTTTCATCTCCCGCTACCGGAAGGAGCAGACCGGCTCTCTGGACGAGGTCCAGATCACCACCATCCGCGACCGCATGCTGCAACTGGCGGAACTGGACAGCCGCCGCACCGCCGTCCTGAAGTCCCTGGAGGAGCGCAACCTGCTGACGGACGAGCTGAAAAAGAAGCTCAACGCCGCCACCACCCTCACCAGTGTGGAGGACATCTTCGCCCCCTTCCGCCCGAAGCGCCAGACCCGCGCCACCAAGGCCATCGAGCGCGGCCTGACCCCGCTCGCCGACTGGCTGCTGGAAAACCAGTCCGCCGATCCCGCCGAAGAGGCCGCGAAGTTCGTCGATGCGGAGAAGGAAGTCCCCACCGCGGCCGATGCGCTGGCCGGTGCCCGCGACATCATCGCGGAGCGGGTGGCGGATGACGCCGCCCTCCGTGGCCGCGTGCGTAAGATCTACGAAGAGGAGGCCACCGTTTCCTCCAAGATCATGTATGGAAAGGAAGAGGAGGCGGACGCCCAGAAGTTCCGCGACTACTTCGAGTGGTCGGAGCCGTTCAAGGCCATCCCGTCCCACCGGATGCTGGCCATCCGTCGTGGCGAGAAGGAGGGCTTCCTCCTCATGCGTGTGGAGGTTCCACTGGACCGTGTGTCCGCCCAGGCGCTCCCGGATTGGGTGAAAGGCTCCGGCGAAGGCTCGAAGAACGTCGCCCAGGCCGTCGAGGATGGCTGCAAGCGCCTGCTCATGCCGTCCATGGAAACGGAAGCCCGCCTGCTCGCCAAAAAGCGCGCGGATGAAACCGCCATCGCCGTCTTCGCAGAAAACCTCCGCGAGCTGCTACTGGCCTCCGCTCTCGGAGAAAAGCGACTGCTCGCCATCGACCCCGGCTTCCGCACCGGCTGCAAGACCGTCGTACTGGACCGCTCCGGAAAGCTCCTGCATCACACCGTGCTCCACTGCACCGCGGGCTCCAACCACCAGCTCTACGAGGCCGCCAACGAGCTGGTCACGCTGCTGAAGAAATACGACGTCGAGGCCATCGCCATCGGCAACGGCACCGCCAGCCGCGAGGCCGAGGCCTTCGTGAAAAAGCTGAAGGTCACCCAGCCGATCATCATCGTGAATGAGAGCGGTGCTTCCATTTACTCCGCATCCGATGTGGCGCGGGAGGAGTTCCCGAACGAGGACGTCACCGTGCGCGGGGCCGTCTCCATCGGCCGCCGCCTGATGGACCCGCTGGCGGAGCTGGTGAAGATCGACCCGAAATCCATCGGCGTCGGCCAATACCAGCACGACGTGGACCAGCGCCAGCTCAACGCCTCGCTCGATGATACCGTCATTTCCTGCGTGAACGCCGTGGGCGTGGAGATCAACACGGCTTCCAAGAAGCTGCTCTCCTATGTCTCCGGCCTCAATGCGTCCCTGGCGGAGAACATCGTCGCCTTCCGGAATGAGAACGGTGCCTTCACCTCCCGTGAGCAACTGAAGAAGGTGCCGCGCCTTGGTGAGAAAGCCTTTGAGCAAGCGGCGGGATTCCTCCGCGTGCGTGGTGGCGAGCACCCGCTCGATTCCTCCGCCGTCCACCCGGAACGCTACCCGCTGGTGGAGCGCATGGCTGCGGAAGCAGGATGCGAGGTGGTCGAACTGCTCACCAACGAGGCTGCCCGCAAGAAGATCGACCTCAAGAAATATGTCAGCGAGGAAGTGGGTCTGCCGACGCTCCAGGACATTCTCAACGAGCTGGCCAAGCCGGGCCGCGACCCGCGGAAGCAGTTCGAGCTATTCTCTTTTACGGATGGTGTGGAAAAACCTTCCGACCTGCAGGTGGGCATGAAGCTCCCCGGCATCGTCACCAACGTGACTGCCTTCGGTGCCTTCGTGGATGTGGGCGTCCACCAGGACGGACTCGTCCACGTTTCCCAGCTCGCGGATCATTTCGTCCGTGACGCGTCCGAAGTCGTGAAGGTCGGACAGAAGGTTCAGATCACCGTCATGGAGGTGGACCTGAAGCGCAACCGCATCGCCCTTTCCATGAAGTCGAAGCCGGACATGGAGGGCGGCCGCCGCTCGGACGGCGGTGACCGGGATTCCCGTCCCGGCGGCAACCGTCCGCGCCAGCAAGGCGGCGGTGGTGGTGGCAACGGCAACTTCCGCCCCAACAGCGCCCCGGGCAACGACTGGTTCTCCCAGGCGTTGAACCAGGCGAAGAAGAAGTGA
- the dnaG gene encoding DNA primase — translation MTVILCPRNVAQIPNETVQKVLDSTDIVDLINSYIPLKRMGSAFKANCPFHHEKTPSFTVSPTRQSFHCFGCGKHGSAIGFVMEYENLPFLDALKKLAGKANVPIVETFDPQADADRRSKGRLMDLHREAAAFMHERLLTDPEAQHARAYMKSRGFGKEMAVRWQVGWMPRDSRVFKEWVKARKYTGQELVAAGLAGLKDEENPRAGLYIRFTDRLMFPICNEIGDVIGFSGRKLREDQQGGKYQNSPETAIFKKSSVLFALDRAKKSILKEKFAVLCEGQLDTICCHEAGIDNAIATQGTALTTQHARILKRYISNVVLCYDADGAGIEASEKAFKELVAAGMGAKVVEMPPGDDPDSYIKAHGADAFRKLITEAKDFFDSKLGRAKSQGTLDTAAQRTAVTNQSVEALAAMSDHAARDHQINVVATHLGISAAALRESIARVKKFPKREGLQKEADKPVTVATPLHSIVSALCHLALSSGMAQHFLAEQFETLHEADRWVEGIPLLERILASAPDPASPSALNTFMLGLPEPDRFALAKEASRWEAGDENGIQSAEHALTALSSIVIQKRDAAVKAAMREPGLSAERLTQLLEEAKEISALMKGIQRFEFDDQLAASTYKPKEPAWKKKWEKKEG, via the coding sequence ATGACGGTCATACTCTGCCCCCGGAACGTGGCGCAGATCCCCAATGAGACAGTTCAGAAGGTGCTGGATTCGACGGACATCGTCGATCTGATCAATTCCTATATCCCGCTCAAGCGGATGGGATCGGCGTTCAAGGCGAACTGCCCGTTCCACCATGAAAAGACGCCGTCATTCACCGTCAGCCCCACGCGGCAGAGCTTCCATTGCTTCGGCTGTGGCAAGCATGGCAGCGCCATCGGCTTCGTGATGGAGTATGAAAACCTGCCTTTCCTGGACGCCCTCAAGAAACTGGCGGGGAAGGCGAACGTGCCCATCGTGGAGACGTTCGATCCGCAGGCGGATGCGGACCGCCGGTCAAAGGGACGGCTGATGGACCTGCACCGGGAGGCGGCGGCGTTCATGCACGAGCGGCTGCTGACCGATCCGGAGGCACAACATGCGCGCGCCTACATGAAGTCCCGGGGCTTCGGAAAGGAAATGGCGGTGCGTTGGCAGGTGGGCTGGATGCCGCGTGACAGCAGGGTTTTCAAGGAGTGGGTGAAGGCGCGGAAATACACCGGCCAGGAACTGGTCGCGGCGGGCCTCGCCGGGTTGAAGGACGAAGAAAACCCGCGGGCGGGCCTCTACATCCGCTTCACGGACCGGCTCATGTTCCCGATCTGCAATGAGATCGGCGACGTGATCGGTTTCAGCGGGCGGAAGCTGCGCGAGGACCAGCAGGGGGGGAAGTACCAGAACTCCCCGGAGACGGCCATTTTCAAGAAATCCAGCGTCCTGTTCGCGCTGGACCGGGCGAAGAAATCCATCCTGAAGGAAAAATTCGCGGTGCTCTGCGAAGGTCAGCTCGACACGATCTGCTGCCATGAGGCGGGCATCGACAATGCCATCGCCACCCAGGGAACCGCCCTCACCACGCAGCACGCGCGGATCCTGAAACGCTACATCAGCAACGTGGTGCTCTGCTATGACGCGGACGGCGCGGGCATCGAGGCCTCGGAAAAGGCGTTCAAAGAACTGGTGGCCGCCGGCATGGGCGCGAAGGTGGTGGAGATGCCACCGGGGGATGATCCGGACTCCTACATCAAGGCCCATGGTGCGGATGCTTTCCGGAAGCTGATCACGGAGGCGAAGGACTTTTTCGATTCCAAGCTGGGCCGGGCGAAATCACAGGGAACGCTGGACACGGCGGCGCAGAGGACGGCGGTCACGAACCAGAGCGTGGAGGCTCTGGCAGCCATGAGCGACCACGCCGCACGGGACCACCAGATCAACGTGGTGGCGACGCATCTGGGTATCTCCGCGGCAGCGCTGCGGGAGTCCATTGCCCGGGTGAAGAAGTTCCCGAAAAGGGAAGGTCTCCAGAAGGAAGCGGACAAGCCGGTCACGGTGGCCACGCCGCTCCACAGCATCGTCAGCGCGCTCTGCCATCTGGCGCTGTCCTCCGGGATGGCGCAGCATTTCCTGGCGGAGCAGTTCGAGACGCTGCATGAGGCGGACCGCTGGGTGGAGGGCATCCCGCTGCTGGAACGCATCCTCGCCTCAGCGCCGGATCCCGCATCACCGTCCGCATTGAACACCTTCATGCTGGGCCTGCCGGAGCCGGACCGGTTTGCATTGGCGAAAGAGGCAAGCCGCTGGGAGGCGGGGGATGAGAATGGCATCCAGAGCGCGGAGCATGCGCTGACCGCCCTTTCCTCCATCGTGATCCAGAAGCGCGATGCTGCGGTGAAAGCGGCGATGCGCGAGCCGGGGCTGTCCGCGGAGCGGCTGACCCAGCTTCTGGAGGAAGCGAAGGAAATCAGCGCCCTGATGAAGGGCATCCAGAGGTTCGAGTTCGACGACCAGCTCGCGGCATCCACCTACAAGCCGAAGGAACCGGCCTGGAAGAAGAAGTGGGAGAAGAAGGAAGGGTAG
- a CDS encoding peptidylprolyl isomerase yields MSDIKITLHTTAGDIDATLYGSKAPMTVSNFLNLGKRGYYDNVAFHRVIEGFMLQGGDPTESGRGGPGYKFGDEFHPELRHRAPGVFSMANAGPGTNGSQFFITTTPTPFLDNRHSVFGQVTNGMDVVGKITGKNNTGERGCKFNGVGDKITGVTIHDDTTSLFESQKDNLEHWNSILDKAK; encoded by the coding sequence ATGTCTGACATCAAAATCACGCTCCACACGACCGCCGGTGACATCGACGCCACCCTCTACGGCTCGAAGGCACCGATGACCGTTTCCAATTTCCTGAACCTCGGCAAGCGGGGCTACTATGACAACGTGGCCTTCCACCGCGTGATCGAGGGCTTCATGCTCCAGGGTGGCGACCCGACCGAAAGCGGCCGCGGCGGCCCGGGCTACAAGTTCGGCGATGAGTTCCACCCGGAACTGCGCCACCGCGCGCCGGGCGTGTTCTCCATGGCGAACGCAGGACCAGGGACCAACGGCTCCCAGTTCTTCATCACCACCACCCCCACCCCGTTCCTGGACAACCGCCACTCCGTCTTCGGCCAGGTGACCAACGGCATGGACGTGGTCGGCAAGATCACCGGCAAGAACAACACCGGCGAGCGCGGCTGCAAGTTCAACGGCGTGGGCGACAAGATCACCGGCGTCACCATCCACGACGACACCACCTCCCTGTTCGAGTCCCAGAAGGACAACCTGGAGCATTGGAACTCGATCCTGGACAAGGCGAAGTAA
- the ccsA gene encoding cytochrome c biogenesis protein CcsA: MERWMLLAATLLALAGGVWGIVSVRHGDRNRWTVLWMIGAFLFQLGFLSLRGQMRGACPLGDWGERLAYLSWSLTLFYILVGPAYRISLLGVFTAPVVVIFQSIALIPGMLHPSPTRVLNTTAWGETHSATSVLSYGAFALAAVAGIMFLVLDRQLKEQHLKGGLFRNLPPVRELLVSVERLLWLGLGLLTIGIIAGLLMPHKGLNAHFIVALAVWGAYAALLVMKRVRGLTGRRISSASVVLFVMSLLVFAFV, encoded by the coding sequence ATGGAGCGCTGGATGCTGCTGGCCGCCACCCTTCTCGCATTGGCGGGCGGGGTGTGGGGCATTGTGTCAGTCCGGCATGGCGACCGGAACCGGTGGACGGTGCTGTGGATGATCGGGGCGTTCCTTTTCCAACTCGGGTTCCTTTCACTCCGCGGGCAGATGCGCGGTGCCTGCCCGCTGGGGGACTGGGGTGAGCGTCTGGCCTACCTGTCCTGGTCCCTCACGCTTTTCTACATCCTCGTCGGACCTGCCTACCGGATCTCCCTGCTGGGGGTCTTCACCGCGCCCGTGGTGGTCATTTTCCAGAGCATCGCCCTGATCCCCGGCATGCTCCATCCCTCCCCCACCCGTGTGCTGAACACGACCGCCTGGGGGGAGACGCACTCCGCCACCTCCGTCCTCAGCTACGGGGCGTTCGCGCTGGCCGCAGTGGCTGGGATCATGTTCCTGGTGCTGGACCGCCAGTTGAAGGAACAGCACCTGAAGGGCGGGCTGTTCAGGAACCTGCCTCCGGTGAGGGAGTTGCTGGTGTCCGTGGAGCGCCTGCTCTGGCTGGGACTCGGACTGTTGACCATCGGCATCATCGCCGGGCTGCTCATGCCCCACAAGGGGTTGAACGCCCATTTCATCGTGGCGCTCGCGGTCTGGGGCGCGTATGCCGCCCTGTTGGTAATGAAAAGGGTGCGCGGGCTGACAGGACGAAGGATTTCCTCCGCGTCGGTGGTATTGTTCGTCATGTCACTGCTGGTATTCGCATTCGTCTGA
- the hemA gene encoding glutamyl-tRNA reductase — MELACLGLNHRTAPVEVRERFAVGTTKLGEAADELTRIAQVAEGVVISTCNRTEFYVAADSGRTALQRLEAGLATRQNLAPDDLTHFYRLEKHDAVKHLCHVVSGLDSMVLGETEIFGQVKQSYDAALKAGTTGGILNRVFQRAFGIGKKVRTQTSIQEGSTSIGNVAVDLAEKIFGHLQDSQVMILGAGEMSRLTAQALVSRGARSIFVTNRSYERAEELAMEMGGRAVRFDDWHRVLADVDVVISSTGAPHAIIHRADVEKIRRARKFRPLFFIDIAVPRDIEPSVGEIEEVYLYDIDTLEQLAEEARVRRRRQIEECERIIEAELNKLNLPGT, encoded by the coding sequence ATGGAACTCGCCTGCCTGGGACTGAATCACCGGACCGCCCCCGTAGAGGTGCGTGAACGCTTCGCCGTGGGCACGACCAAGCTGGGCGAGGCGGCCGACGAGTTGACCCGCATCGCGCAGGTCGCGGAAGGAGTCGTGATCTCCACCTGCAACCGCACAGAGTTCTACGTCGCGGCGGACAGCGGACGGACCGCCCTCCAGCGGCTGGAGGCCGGACTGGCCACCCGGCAGAACCTCGCTCCGGACGATCTCACCCATTTCTACCGCCTGGAGAAGCACGATGCGGTGAAGCACCTCTGCCACGTCGTCAGCGGCCTGGACTCCATGGTTCTCGGTGAGACGGAAATCTTCGGCCAGGTGAAGCAGTCCTATGATGCCGCGCTGAAGGCCGGCACCACCGGCGGCATCCTCAACCGGGTCTTCCAGCGCGCCTTCGGCATCGGAAAGAAAGTCCGCACCCAGACCTCCATCCAGGAAGGCTCGACCTCCATCGGGAATGTCGCCGTGGATCTGGCGGAGAAAATCTTCGGCCACCTGCAGGACAGCCAGGTCATGATCCTGGGCGCTGGGGAAATGAGCCGCCTCACCGCACAGGCGCTCGTTTCGCGCGGCGCGCGCTCGATCTTCGTGACGAACCGCTCCTACGAACGGGCGGAAGAACTGGCCATGGAGATGGGGGGCCGCGCGGTCCGCTTTGACGACTGGCACCGCGTGCTGGCGGATGTGGACGTGGTCATCTCCTCCACCGGCGCGCCCCATGCCATCATCCACCGGGCGGATGTGGAGAAGATCCGCCGCGCGCGGAAGTTCCGCCCCCTCTTCTTCATCGACATCGCCGTCCCGCGGGACATCGAGCCTTCCGTCGGTGAAATCGAGGAAGTCTATCTTTACGACATCGACACGCTCGAACAACTGGCGGAAGAAGCACGCGTGCGCCGCCGCCGCCAGATCGAGGAATGCGAACGCATCATCGAAGCGGAACTCAACAAACTCAATCTCCCAGGCACCTGA
- the hemC gene encoding hydroxymethylbilane synthase gives MSDHSPDHTLIIGTRGSELALVQATTTEQLLAEAFQGLSLRREVIRTTGDRRTDLSLSEVAKAEGTFDKGVFIKELEEALDRGDVDVAVHSLKDMPTVLEDRFTIAAVLERAPIRDVLVSRKPGGLDAIPLNGRVGTSSVRRAKQIQWLRPDLEIVDLRGNVPTRLKKAATERLYDAILLAEAGLLRLGYLQQEPLLPNSETVIGIPGLHAVRLPEDEFYPAAGQGAIALEIRATDAPSRIFCEGINHPETMTRIAAEREFLRLLDGGCHTPVGVFSKLENGQLTLKARVFPDAGGEPKTGGITGPADNPIALAAQLFNSLS, from the coding sequence ATGAGTGACCACTCCCCTGACCACACCCTCATCATCGGCACCCGCGGCAGCGAACTGGCGCTCGTGCAGGCCACGACCACCGAGCAACTGCTGGCGGAAGCCTTCCAGGGACTGTCCCTGCGCCGCGAGGTGATCCGCACCACCGGCGACCGCCGCACCGACCTTTCCCTGAGCGAGGTGGCGAAGGCGGAGGGCACCTTTGACAAGGGCGTCTTCATCAAGGAACTGGAGGAAGCGCTGGACCGCGGCGACGTGGATGTGGCCGTGCACAGCCTGAAGGACATGCCCACCGTGCTGGAAGACCGGTTCACCATCGCCGCCGTGCTCGAGCGCGCGCCCATCCGTGACGTGCTGGTGAGCCGGAAGCCCGGCGGACTGGACGCCATCCCGCTGAATGGCCGCGTGGGCACCAGCAGCGTGCGCCGCGCGAAGCAAATCCAGTGGCTGCGGCCGGACCTGGAGATCGTCGATCTCCGTGGCAACGTCCCCACCCGCCTGAAGAAGGCCGCCACCGAACGGCTCTATGACGCCATCCTGCTCGCGGAGGCCGGCCTGCTGCGGCTGGGCTACCTCCAACAGGAACCCCTCCTGCCGAACAGTGAGACCGTCATCGGCATCCCCGGCCTGCACGCCGTCCGTCTGCCGGAGGACGAGTTCTATCCCGCCGCGGGCCAAGGTGCCATCGCACTGGAAATCCGCGCCACGGATGCACCCAGCCGCATTTTCTGCGAAGGCATCAACCATCCGGAGACGATGACCCGCATCGCTGCGGAGCGGGAGTTCCTCCGCCTGCTGGACGGCGGCTGCCATACCCCCGTCGGTGTTTTCTCCAAGCTGGAGAACGGCCAGCTCACACTCAAGGCGCGCGTCTTCCCCGATGCGGGCGGCGAGCCGAAAACCGGCGGCATCACCGGCCCGGCGGACAACCCCATCGCCCTCGCGGCACAACTCTTCAACTCCCTCTCATGA
- the cobA gene encoding uroporphyrinogen-III C-methyltransferase, with product MSKSGTCYLVGAGPGDLGLVTLRAKELIESADVLVYDALSSPQLLRWTKAGCEKIYVGKRAKDHAVPQDQINGIIVEKTKEGKNVVRLKGGDPMIFGRGGEEAAELAAAGVAFEIVPGISSAIAGPAYAGIPVTHRDHNTQLTIFTGHEDPTKGYTSVDYAQLAKTPGTKVFLMGVARLREITSSFIEHGAAPETPIALTRWATTGSQSTIEGTLADIADIAEAANFSSPAVAVIGDVVKERSKINWFEKRPLFGKKIVVTRTREQAGELSKSLADLGADVIELPTIRIEHPDDRLGFAEMVTHAHEYDWLVFTSPNGVERFFDAFFATFEDARSLGNPRIAAIGAGTAAKIREYRFAVDLIPERFVAEGLIEAFKKESVENLTMLWVKAAETRDVVGKGLEELGAIVDECIAYKTVPETEDPTGARARIEEEGADLITFTSSSTVDHFFDLGIAWPDGCVAGSIGPVTSDTLRKKDMKPAFEATPHDIPGLVAAIVRYFRR from the coding sequence ATGAGCAAATCCGGAACCTGTTATCTCGTAGGCGCCGGCCCCGGCGACCTTGGCCTTGTCACCCTCCGGGCAAAGGAGCTCATCGAATCCGCGGACGTGCTGGTCTATGACGCCCTCAGCAGTCCCCAGCTCCTCCGCTGGACAAAGGCGGGATGCGAGAAGATCTACGTAGGCAAACGTGCGAAGGACCACGCCGTGCCACAGGACCAGATCAACGGCATCATCGTCGAGAAGACCAAGGAGGGTAAGAACGTCGTAAGGCTGAAGGGCGGCGACCCGATGATCTTCGGCCGCGGCGGTGAGGAAGCAGCCGAACTTGCCGCCGCCGGTGTGGCGTTTGAGATCGTCCCCGGCATCAGCTCCGCCATCGCCGGTCCGGCCTACGCGGGCATCCCCGTCACCCACCGCGACCACAACACGCAGCTCACCATCTTCACCGGCCACGAGGACCCGACGAAGGGCTACACTTCCGTTGACTACGCCCAGCTTGCGAAGACCCCGGGAACGAAGGTGTTCCTGATGGGCGTGGCCCGCCTGCGGGAGATCACCTCATCCTTCATCGAACACGGGGCGGCTCCGGAAACCCCCATCGCCCTCACCCGCTGGGCAACCACCGGCTCCCAGTCCACCATCGAGGGCACCCTCGCGGACATTGCCGACATCGCGGAGGCCGCGAACTTTTCCTCCCCTGCCGTCGCCGTGATCGGGGATGTGGTGAAGGAGCGGTCAAAGATCAACTGGTTCGAGAAACGCCCGCTGTTCGGGAAAAAGATCGTCGTCACCCGCACCCGCGAGCAGGCCGGTGAACTCAGCAAGTCGCTGGCGGACCTGGGCGCGGATGTGATCGAGCTTCCCACCATCCGCATCGAGCATCCGGACGACCGCCTCGGCTTCGCCGAAATGGTCACCCATGCCCATGAATACGACTGGCTCGTCTTCACCAGCCCGAACGGCGTGGAGCGGTTTTTCGATGCCTTCTTCGCCACCTTCGAAGACGCCCGCAGCCTCGGCAACCCGCGCATCGCCGCCATCGGTGCTGGCACCGCCGCGAAGATCCGCGAATACCGCTTTGCCGTCGATCTGATCCCGGAGCGCTTCGTCGCGGAAGGGCTGATCGAGGCATTCAAGAAGGAGTCCGTGGAGAACCTGACCATGCTGTGGGTGAAAGCCGCTGAGACCCGTGACGTGGTCGGCAAGGGGCTGGAGGAACTCGGCGCGATCGTCGATGAATGCATCGCCTACAAGACGGTGCCGGAAACCGAGGATCCCACCGGTGCCCGCGCCCGCATCGAGGAAGAAGGCGCGGATCTCATCACCTTCACCTCCAGCTCCACTGTGGATCATTTCTTCGACCTTGGCATCGCCTGGCCGGACGGCTGCGTCGCCGGAAGCATCGGCCCCGTCACCAGCGACACACTGCGGAAAAAGGACATGAAGCCCGCCTTCGAAGCCACCCCACACGACATCCCCGGCCTTGTGGCTGCGATCGTGAGGTATTTCAGGAGGTGA
- a CDS encoding DUF1080 domain-containing protein, with the protein MKKALLLSLLFAPILHAEVGVGAKPIEGAEVIIDGTQKTLEDKWIYWEGPGFKSSMPIKWKIVEDPVDAGKHALQTDDPAAAGGKYGAADIVTKKEYRDFRLHIEFCVMKPGGNSGVYLQNRYEIQIKDGDKTKHGLGAVINETESPYDIYHGLGKWNSYDIVFRAARFQDGKRVEPAMVTMYFNGKKVHSNQTINQVWGGPRSGIDGGNDGGKGITDTPGGLKLQCEGHDVRYRNAWIKELDLEKADTDFKE; encoded by the coding sequence ATGAAAAAAGCCCTTCTCCTTTCCCTGTTGTTCGCTCCCATCCTCCACGCGGAAGTCGGTGTGGGAGCAAAGCCCATCGAGGGCGCGGAAGTCATCATCGACGGCACGCAGAAGACGCTTGAGGACAAGTGGATCTACTGGGAGGGACCGGGCTTCAAGTCCTCCATGCCGATCAAGTGGAAGATCGTGGAAGATCCGGTCGATGCCGGGAAGCACGCGCTGCAGACGGATGATCCCGCCGCTGCCGGTGGCAAGTATGGCGCGGCGGACATCGTGACGAAGAAGGAATACCGCGACTTCCGGCTGCACATCGAATTCTGCGTCATGAAGCCCGGCGGCAACAGCGGCGTCTATCTCCAGAACCGCTACGAGATCCAGATCAAGGACGGTGACAAGACCAAGCACGGCCTCGGTGCGGTCATCAACGAGACCGAGTCCCCCTACGACATCTACCACGGCCTCGGAAAATGGAACAGCTATGACATCGTTTTCCGCGCCGCACGCTTCCAGGACGGCAAGCGCGTGGAACCGGCGATGGTGACCATGTATTTCAACGGCAAGAAGGTCCACTCGAACCAGACCATCAACCAGGTGTGGGGCGGTCCCCGCTCCGGCATCGATGGCGGCAACGACGGAGGCAAGGGCATCACCGACACCCCCGGCGGCCTCAAACTCCAGTGCGAAGGCCACGACGTCCGCTACCGCAACGCCTGGATCAAGGAACTGGATCTGGAGAAGGCGGATACGGATTTCAAGGAGTAA
- a CDS encoding murein L,D-transpeptidase — MQRLSRQATVLLCATLPVLLASCSMLPGGGRPGAPSPSGSIAKEDTLRTQIFLDAKGFGPGVVDGRSGEFTGKALARYQQANGLSPDWRPDISNITTLSSYTITEKDLSALGTMADEPEDQAKQPKMPYTTLIELLSERFHTTQKFLRTLNPGVDLNSIPPGTTVTVPAVARPFRFDAFPSTYPAPSSGTASSRRVLVDLREKMLEVREGSRLIAAFPITPGSTEHPAPAGEWRITGSVPWPWYRYDEGVLKRGERTENFFNLPPGPNNPVGILWAGLNRPGIGIHGTPVPDTIGRAGSHGCIRLSNWDAAKFHSLVGKGTPVTIR, encoded by the coding sequence ATGCAACGCCTTTCCCGACAAGCCACCGTCCTCCTCTGTGCCACGTTACCGGTGCTGCTCGCCAGTTGCTCGATGCTGCCCGGAGGCGGTCGCCCCGGTGCGCCGTCCCCTTCCGGATCGATCGCCAAGGAGGACACGCTGAGGACGCAGATCTTCCTCGATGCGAAAGGCTTCGGCCCGGGCGTGGTGGATGGACGCTCCGGTGAGTTCACGGGCAAGGCACTGGCCCGCTACCAGCAGGCGAACGGGCTGTCCCCGGACTGGCGGCCGGACATTTCGAACATCACCACGCTATCCAGCTACACCATCACGGAGAAGGACCTCTCCGCGCTGGGCACGATGGCGGATGAGCCTGAGGACCAGGCGAAGCAGCCGAAGATGCCCTACACCACGCTCATCGAGCTGTTGTCGGAACGCTTCCACACCACGCAGAAGTTCCTCCGCACGCTGAACCCGGGCGTGGACCTCAACAGCATCCCACCCGGCACCACAGTGACGGTGCCAGCGGTGGCGCGTCCCTTCCGCTTCGACGCCTTTCCGTCCACCTATCCTGCCCCGTCCTCCGGCACCGCCTCCTCCCGCCGGGTTCTGGTGGATCTACGGGAGAAAATGCTGGAGGTGCGGGAAGGAAGCCGCCTGATCGCCGCCTTTCCCATCACCCCCGGCTCGACGGAACACCCGGCGCCTGCCGGCGAATGGCGTATCACCGGCTCCGTGCCGTGGCCATGGTACCGGTATGATGAAGGGGTGTTGAAGCGCGGGGAACGCACGGAGAACTTCTTCAACCTGCCGCCCGGGCCGAACAACCCGGTCGGCATCCTGTGGGCGGGCCTGAACCGCCCGGGAATCGGCATCCATGGCACGCCCGTACCGGACACCATCGGGCGGGCGGGCAGCCACGGCTGCATCCGCCTTTCCAACTGGGACGCGGCGAAGTTCCACTCCCTCGTCGGAAAAGGAACGCCGGTGACGATCCGGTGA